The following is a genomic window from Streptomyces sp. NBC_01381.
GAGTCCGCGACCTTCTGGGACAAGACCTGGCTCAAGGGCGACCTCTACACCACCTACTGGGGCACCAACGACTCGGTGATCTTCCTGGCGAGCAAGACGATGGTCTCCGAGTCCGCGCAGAACGAGGCGGGCTGGAAGAGCAAGGAGTTCGACGCGGCCTACCGCGAGGCCACCGGCGGCAAGGACGCGGCGGCGCGCGCCGCCGCGCTCGGCGAACTCCAGAAGATCGAGCACGACGCGTCCGGCTATCTCCTGTGGGGCGTCGCCGAAGGCATCGACCTGGCCGCCGCCCCCGTGCACGGCCTGCCCGAACTGCCCGGCTACGGACGTGTGCAGCTCGAGGCGGCATGGCTGGCCCGCTGAGCGGTACGGCGACGGCGTCCGGGACGGGCGTAGGCGGCAAGGGCCCTGGCCCGGGCTCCGGACCCGGCGCCGGCGGCAGTGCCGCGACGGCGCGCCGGGCCGGACGGGCGGCGCTGTCCGGCGCCCTCCGGCTCGGCGTGCTGCTCGCCCGCCGCGCGCTGCTGCTCGCCGTACTGCTCGCCGTCGTCTTCGCCGCCATCGAACTGCTGCCGGGCGACGCCGCCAACGCCACGTCGGAGCGCGGCGAGACCGCCGCCGACCTGGAGCGGCGGCGCCACCTGCTCGGCCTCGACCAGCCGGTCCTCACCCGCTTCACGGACTGGATGACCGGCCTGCCGTCCGGTGACCTCGGCACGTCCGCGCGCGGCGAGTCCATCGCGGAGCTGCTGTCCCGTCCTTTCCCCAACACCCTGCTCCTGGGCGGTCTCGCGCTGCTGGTGACGCTCGCCGTCTCGGTCGGCCTCGGCTGCTGGGCGGCGCTCAAGCCAGGCGGCACCGCCGACCGGGCCCTCTCCGCCACGGCCACCGGGATCCTCGCGCTGCCCGAGTTCGTCGTCGCGGTGGCCCTGGTGCTCGTCTTCGCCCTCTGGACCGACCTGCTGCCCGCCGTCACACTGACCGACGCCGACGGCTCACCGGCCTCCTGGCGGATGCTGATCCTGCCCGTACTGGCCCTGGCCATCCCGCAGATCGGCTGGAACACCCGCATCGTGCGCGCCGCCCTCGCCGACGAGGCGAAGGCCCCGCACGTGGAGAGCGCCGTGATCGACGGACTCCCGCGCCACCGGATCCTCACCCACCATCTGCTGCCCGGCGCACTGCCGACCATCGCGGCGGGCATCGCCACCTCGACGGGCATGCTCCTCGGCGGCGCCGTCGTGGTGGAGACCATCTTCAACTACCCGGGAATCGGCTCGGTACTGGCCGGAGCCGTCGCCGACCGGGACAGCCCGGTAGTGGCCGGAGTCGTCGCCGTCACCGGCGCGGTCATCACCGGGGTACTCCTGCTCGCCGATCTGGTACGCGCAAGGGCTTCTGGGGGCCGCGTATGACCGCCCGGCAGCCCGCGGACCGCAGCCCCGGGCGGGGCGTCGTGCCGTGGGTCCCGCCTGCGCTCGCGCGCCGTCGACGCTCTGTACGCCGAATCGGGCGAGTTTGGTGCTCGGGCTTTTGGAGGTCTTGCATGAGCGCCTTGCAAGCTGCGCCGCGGGCTGCGCGTCGCCGTCCCGGGCGGGGTGTTGTGTTGCGGGTTCTGCCCGCGCTCGCGTTGGCCCCGTGCGCCGTCGATGCTTCGTACGCCGAATCGGGCGAGTTTGGTGCCCGGGCTTTTGGAGGCTTTGCATGACCGCCCTGCAAGCCGCGCCGCGGGCCGCGCGTCGCCGTCCCGGGCGGGGTGTCGTGCTGCGGGTGCTGCCCGCGCTCGTGCTCATCGCGGTTGCCGTCGCGGGCCCCTGGCTCGCCCCGCACGCCATCGACACCCCGGTCGCCGCCCCGTACGCCGAACCGGGCGGCAAGGCCGTCCTCGGTGGCGATCAGCTCGGGCGTGATGTGCTCAGTCGGCTGCTTGCCGGAGGGCGTGAGCTCATTGGTACGTCGCTGCTTGTGGCCGCGCTGGTGACCGTGACGGCCGCGCTGCTCGGTGTGCTCGGGGCCCTGCGGCCGCCCGTCGGACGTGTCGTCGAGCGGGCCGCCGATGTGCTGATGCTGCTGCCCGCCGTGCTCGGCATCCTGCTCATCGCGCTGTCCTGGCCGGGCGGCGGCCGGTTCGCCGTGATCGCGGCCGCGGTCGTGATGGGCGTTCCCTATGCCGTACGACTCGTCGCTGGCGCCGCGGCGCCGGTCGCGGCCGCCGGGTACATCGAAGCGGCGGCCGTCGGCGGGGAACGCCTGTGGCATCTCGTCGTACGCGAGGTCCTGCCCAATCTGCGCGCCACGCTGCTCGCCCTCTTCGGGCTGCGCTTCGTCGCCGCCGTCTACATCGTCGCCACCGCGGGGTTCCTCCAGGTCGGGCCCCAACCACCCGCCGCCGACTGGGCGTTGATGATCCGGGAGAACTCGGGCGGCAT
Proteins encoded in this region:
- a CDS encoding ABC transporter permease, with product MAGPLSGTATASGTGVGGKGPGPGSGPGAGGSAATARRAGRAALSGALRLGVLLARRALLLAVLLAVVFAAIELLPGDAANATSERGETAADLERRRHLLGLDQPVLTRFTDWMTGLPSGDLGTSARGESIAELLSRPFPNTLLLGGLALLVTLAVSVGLGCWAALKPGGTADRALSATATGILALPEFVVAVALVLVFALWTDLLPAVTLTDADGSPASWRMLILPVLALAIPQIGWNTRIVRAALADEAKAPHVESAVIDGLPRHRILTHHLLPGALPTIAAGIATSTGMLLGGAVVVETIFNYPGIGSVLAGAVADRDSPVVAGVVAVTGAVITGVLLLADLVRARASGGRV
- a CDS encoding ABC transporter permease, which gives rise to MTALQAAPRAARRRPGRGVVLRVLPALVLIAVAVAGPWLAPHAIDTPVAAPYAEPGGKAVLGGDQLGRDVLSRLLAGGRELIGTSLLVAALVTVTAALLGVLGALRPPVGRVVERAADVLMLLPAVLGILLIALSWPGGGRFAVIAAAVVMGVPYAVRLVAGAAAPVAAAGYIEAAAVGGERLWHLVVREVLPNLRATLLALFGLRFVAAVYIVATAGFLQVGPQPPAADWALMIRENSGGIVLNPWAVLAPSIAIGLLAMSVNLAASALVPQTGRKVGTAL